In one Modestobacter sp. L9-4 genomic region, the following are encoded:
- a CDS encoding MFS transporter gives MVIALGVAWVLDGLEITVASSVTGVLTNEDTLHLSAGAAGALATVYLGGEVVGALLFGNLSDRLGRRNLFMVTLAIYLVGSGLTALTLGNSAAWVGFLYLTRFIAGMGIGGEYAAINSAIDELIPARYRGRVDIAVNGTYWGGAIIGTLGTFVFLNVMEPSLGWRLAFLLGPVLGLVVLVIRRHLPESPRWQVMHGREKEAEESISFIEHEVEHSGRELAPVDEGKAIEIKPTEAIGYLALLRVLFREFPGRAVLGASLMITQSFLFNAIFFTYALVLKNIFGISDGVVPLFFVAIAVGNLAGPLALGHLFDTLGRRRMIAGTYVLSGALLAVTAVLFRAGALNAVTQTVCWAVIFFFASAGASSAYLTVSEIFPLEVRAKAIAVFFAIAQAFGASGPIIYGNLIGDGTDPVPLFYGYLLGAGVMIAGGLVAAFLGVDAEGRSLEDVASPLAARNAAADSEQVAAG, from the coding sequence ATGGTCATCGCGCTCGGGGTGGCCTGGGTCCTCGACGGGCTGGAGATCACCGTCGCGAGCTCGGTCACCGGGGTGCTCACCAACGAGGACACCCTGCACCTCAGCGCCGGCGCGGCCGGTGCGCTGGCCACCGTCTACCTGGGCGGGGAGGTCGTCGGCGCACTGCTGTTCGGCAACCTGTCCGACCGGCTGGGCCGGCGCAACCTCTTCATGGTCACGCTGGCGATCTACCTGGTCGGCAGCGGTCTGACCGCGCTGACGCTGGGCAACAGCGCGGCCTGGGTCGGCTTCCTGTACCTGACCCGGTTCATCGCGGGCATGGGCATCGGCGGGGAGTACGCGGCGATCAACTCCGCCATCGACGAGCTCATCCCGGCCCGCTACCGGGGGCGGGTCGACATCGCGGTCAACGGCACCTACTGGGGCGGGGCGATCATCGGGACGCTGGGCACGTTCGTCTTCCTCAACGTCATGGAGCCCTCGCTGGGCTGGCGGCTGGCCTTCCTGCTCGGGCCGGTCCTGGGGCTGGTCGTCCTGGTCATCCGGCGGCACCTGCCCGAGAGCCCGCGCTGGCAGGTCATGCACGGCCGCGAGAAGGAGGCCGAGGAGTCGATCAGCTTCATCGAGCACGAGGTCGAGCACAGCGGCAGGGAGCTGGCGCCGGTGGACGAGGGCAAGGCCATCGAGATCAAGCCCACGGAGGCGATCGGCTACCTGGCCCTGCTGCGGGTGCTCTTCCGGGAGTTCCCCGGTCGGGCCGTGCTCGGCGCCTCGCTGATGATCACCCAGTCGTTCCTCTTCAACGCCATCTTCTTCACCTACGCGCTGGTGCTGAAGAACATCTTCGGGATCTCCGACGGGGTCGTGCCGCTGTTCTTCGTGGCCATCGCGGTGGGCAACCTCGCCGGCCCGCTCGCCCTCGGGCACCTGTTCGACACCCTGGGCCGGCGCCGCATGATCGCCGGCACCTACGTGCTGTCCGGCGCGCTCTTGGCGGTCACCGCGGTCCTGTTCCGGGCCGGTGCGCTGAACGCGGTCACCCAGACCGTGTGCTGGGCGGTGATCTTCTTCTTCGCCTCGGCCGGGGCGAGCTCGGCCTACCTCACGGTGAGCGAGATCTTCCCGCTGGAGGTGCGGGCCAAGGCCATCGCGGTCTTCTTCGCCATCGCCCAGGCCTTCGGTGCCTCCGGTCCGATCATCTACGGCAACCTCATCGGTGACGGCACCGACCCGGTCCCGCTGTTCTACGGGTACCTGCTGGGCGCCGGCGTCATGATCGCCGGGGGCCTGGTGGCCGCGTTCCTCGGCGTCGACGCCGAGGGCAGGTCGCTGGAGGACGTCGCCAGCCCCCTGGCGGCCCGCAACGCGGCCGCCGACAGCGAGCAGGTCGCCGCCGGCTGA
- the glnA gene encoding type I glutamate--ammonia ligase — translation MFTSPDEVFAYIRDNDVRFVDVRFCDLPGVMQHFTIPAETFGPDTFSEGLGFDGSSIRGFQTINESDMLLLPDASSAYVDPFRIHKTLNINFFIHDPITREAYSRDPRNVAKKAEAYLASSGIADTAYFGPEAEFYVFDSVRHDTSINEGYYHIDAIEGSWNSGSLTGENGGPNLGYKTRQKGGYFPVEPVDHQSDLRAQMMVNLAGAGLELERGHHEVGTGGQAEINYKFDTLLRSADSLMLFKYIIKNTAWAAGKTATFMPKPLFGDNGSGMHCHQSLWKDGQPLFHAETGYAGLSDVARHYIGGLLKHAPSLLAFTNPTVNSYHRLVPGFEAPINLVYSARNRSACTRIPISGDNPKAKRIEFRVPDPSANPYLAFSAMLMAGLDGVKNRIEPPAPVDKDLYELPPEEALGIEKVPASLDAVLDRLEVDHDYLLDGGVFTPDLIETWIEYKRENEITPIRLRPHPHEFAMYYDI, via the coding sequence ATGTTCACCAGTCCCGACGAGGTCTTCGCCTACATCCGCGACAACGACGTGCGCTTCGTCGACGTCCGGTTCTGCGACCTCCCCGGCGTCATGCAGCACTTCACCATCCCCGCGGAGACCTTCGGGCCCGACACGTTCAGCGAGGGCCTGGGCTTCGACGGCTCGTCGATCCGTGGCTTCCAGACGATCAACGAGTCCGACATGCTGCTGCTGCCCGACGCGAGCAGCGCCTACGTCGACCCGTTCCGCATCCACAAGACGCTGAACATCAACTTCTTCATCCACGACCCGATCACGCGCGAGGCCTACAGCCGCGACCCGCGCAACGTGGCGAAGAAGGCCGAGGCCTACCTGGCCAGCTCCGGCATCGCCGACACCGCGTACTTCGGCCCCGAGGCCGAGTTCTACGTGTTCGACTCGGTGCGCCACGACACCTCGATCAACGAGGGCTACTACCACATCGACGCGATCGAGGGTTCCTGGAACTCCGGCTCGCTGACCGGGGAGAACGGCGGCCCGAACCTGGGCTACAAGACCCGGCAGAAGGGCGGGTACTTCCCCGTCGAGCCCGTCGACCACCAGAGCGACCTGCGCGCCCAGATGATGGTCAACCTGGCCGGCGCCGGCCTGGAGCTCGAGCGTGGCCACCACGAGGTGGGCACCGGCGGCCAGGCCGAGATCAACTACAAGTTCGACACCCTGCTGCGCTCGGCCGACAGCCTGATGCTGTTCAAGTACATCATCAAGAACACCGCCTGGGCCGCCGGCAAGACCGCCACGTTCATGCCGAAGCCGCTGTTCGGCGACAACGGCTCGGGCATGCACTGCCACCAGAGCCTCTGGAAGGACGGCCAGCCGCTCTTCCACGCCGAGACCGGCTATGCGGGTCTGTCCGACGTCGCCCGGCACTACATCGGTGGCCTGCTCAAGCACGCCCCGTCGCTGCTGGCCTTCACCAACCCGACGGTGAACAGCTACCACCGCCTGGTGCCCGGCTTCGAGGCCCCGATCAACCTGGTCTACTCCGCGCGCAACCGCTCGGCCTGCACCCGCATCCCGATCTCGGGTGACAACCCGAAGGCCAAGCGCATCGAGTTCCGGGTGCCCGACCCGTCGGCCAACCCCTACCTCGCCTTCTCCGCGATGCTGATGGCCGGCCTGGACGGCGTGAAGAACCGGATCGAGCCCCCGGCCCCGGTCGACAAGGACCTCTACGAGCTGCCGCCCGAGGAGGCCCTGGGCATCGAGAAGGTGCCCGCGTCGCTGGACGCCGTGCTCGACCGCCTCGAGGTCGACCACGACTACCTGCTCGACGGCGGGGTGTTCACCCCCGACCTCATCGAGACGTGGATCGAGTACAAGCGGGAGAACGAGATCACCCCGATCCGCCTCCGCCCGCACCCGCACGAGTTCGCGATGTACTACGACATCTGA
- a CDS encoding RDD family protein: MARDDAPPSQQPARGAALGLPAEGPGSLAPFGRRIAAYLVDSLAAGFVAGLVTAPELPRLWSLPAFGVITVVFLVLTGQTPGMRLLGLRLAHPNTGQRLALWRAVVRTALLMLLVPALVVDSDGRGLHDRLTDTAVIRDRA; this comes from the coding sequence ATGGCCAGGGACGACGCCCCACCCTCTCAGCAACCCGCCCGCGGCGCCGCACTGGGGCTGCCCGCGGAGGGCCCCGGCTCGCTGGCCCCGTTCGGACGCCGGATCGCCGCGTACCTGGTCGACTCCCTGGCCGCGGGGTTCGTCGCCGGGCTGGTCACCGCCCCGGAGCTGCCCCGGTTGTGGAGCCTGCCGGCGTTCGGGGTGATCACCGTGGTCTTCCTGGTGCTGACCGGGCAGACGCCGGGCATGCGGCTGCTGGGGCTGCGGCTGGCCCACCCGAACACCGGGCAGCGGCTGGCGCTGTGGCGCGCCGTCGTCCGCACCGCGCTGCTGATGCTGCTCGTGCCGGCCCTGGTGGTCGACTCCGACGGCCGCGGCCTGCACGACCGGCTCACCGACACCGCCGTCATCCGCGACCGGGCCTGA
- a CDS encoding DUF4191 domain-containing protein, with product MARSRSTDPSAPSGKAGRGPAGGAPGRSTGATAVGATPGKAAKAPKAPKLGKDGKPKGSRLAKLKGQAGMMRQAYSLTYKNDPKLPWAMLIAFVVVFAVVELIGVLLSSPLIFLPIAVLLGLLAALIIFGRRAQGSAYRQVEGQPGAASWVLEGMRGDWRVSSGVAGTRELDALHRVLGHPGIVLVGEGNPQRVRGLIAAEKRRMAKVVGDTPIYDVVVGDGEGQVPLKKLSAHVMKLPRNLNGAEVNSLGKRMTALGTQRLPMPGGPLPGGRQMSVSQRQVRRRG from the coding sequence ATGGCTCGCAGCAGGTCCACCGACCCCTCCGCTCCCTCCGGCAAGGCCGGCCGGGGCCCGGCCGGCGGCGCGCCCGGACGCAGCACCGGCGCCACCGCCGTCGGCGCCACCCCCGGCAAGGCCGCCAAGGCCCCGAAGGCCCCGAAGCTGGGCAAGGACGGCAAGCCCAAGGGCTCACGGCTGGCCAAGCTCAAGGGCCAGGCCGGGATGATGCGCCAGGCCTACTCGCTGACGTACAAGAACGACCCCAAGCTGCCCTGGGCGATGCTCATCGCCTTCGTCGTGGTGTTCGCCGTCGTCGAGCTGATCGGCGTGCTGCTCAGCTCGCCGCTCATCTTCCTGCCGATCGCCGTCCTGCTCGGGCTGCTCGCCGCGCTCATCATCTTCGGGCGGCGGGCACAGGGCTCGGCCTACCGGCAGGTCGAGGGGCAGCCCGGCGCCGCCTCCTGGGTGCTCGAGGGCATGCGTGGCGACTGGCGGGTCAGCTCCGGCGTGGCCGGCACCCGCGAGCTCGACGCACTGCACCGGGTGCTCGGCCACCCCGGCATCGTCCTGGTCGGCGAGGGCAACCCGCAGCGCGTGCGGGGGCTGATCGCCGCCGAGAAGCGCCGGATGGCCAAGGTCGTCGGCGACACCCCGATCTACGACGTGGTCGTCGGCGACGGTGAGGGCCAGGTGCCGCTGAAGAAGCTCAGCGCGCACGTCATGAAGCTCCCCCGCAACCTCAACGGCGCCGAGGTCAACTCCCTCGGCAAGCGGATGACCGCCCTGGGCACCCAGCGGCTGCCTATGCCCGGCGGCCCGCTCCCCGGCGGCCGGCAGATGTCGGTCAGCCAGCGTCAGGTCCGCCGCCGCGGCTGA
- the lipA gene encoding lipoyl synthase, translating to MSLGMEEAAVTAGPAAAAASPIEPAGRKMLRLEVRNSQTPIERKPEWIKTKLKTGPEYTALKSLVKREGLHTVCEEAGCPNIYECWEDREATFLIGGDQCTRRCDFCQIDTGKPADYDTDEPRRVAESVVSMGLRYATITGVARDDLPDGGAWLYAETVRQIHEQIPGCGVELLIPDFNAEPDQLAEVFSSRPEVLAHNVETVPRIFKRIRPGFRFERSLSVITAARDAGLVTKSNLILGMGEEPQEVVEAMQALHDAGCDLLTITQYLRPSVRHHPVSRWVKPEEFVGFSAEAERIGFAGVLSGPLVRSSYRAGRLYQQAAEARGLAVTTR from the coding sequence ATGAGCCTGGGCATGGAGGAGGCCGCTGTGACGGCCGGACCGGCAGCTGCTGCGGCGTCACCGATCGAACCGGCCGGCCGCAAGATGCTGCGCCTGGAGGTCCGCAACAGCCAGACGCCGATCGAGCGCAAGCCCGAGTGGATCAAGACGAAGCTGAAGACCGGCCCGGAGTACACCGCGCTGAAGTCGTTGGTGAAGCGCGAGGGCCTGCACACGGTGTGCGAGGAGGCCGGTTGCCCCAACATCTACGAGTGCTGGGAGGACCGCGAGGCCACCTTCCTCATCGGCGGTGACCAGTGCACCCGGCGGTGCGACTTCTGCCAGATCGACACCGGCAAGCCCGCCGACTACGACACCGACGAGCCGCGCCGGGTCGCCGAGAGCGTGGTCTCCATGGGCCTGCGCTACGCGACCATCACCGGTGTCGCCCGCGACGACCTGCCCGACGGCGGTGCCTGGCTGTACGCCGAGACGGTGCGCCAGATCCACGAGCAGATCCCCGGCTGTGGCGTCGAGCTGCTGATCCCGGACTTCAACGCCGAGCCCGACCAGCTGGCCGAGGTCTTCTCCTCCCGGCCCGAGGTGCTGGCGCACAACGTCGAGACGGTGCCGCGCATCTTCAAGCGGATCCGTCCCGGCTTCCGGTTCGAGCGCTCGCTGTCGGTCATCACCGCCGCCCGTGACGCCGGCCTGGTCACCAAGTCCAACCTGATCCTGGGCATGGGCGAGGAGCCGCAGGAGGTCGTCGAGGCCATGCAGGCGCTGCACGACGCCGGCTGCGACCTGCTCACGATCACCCAGTACCTCCGCCCCAGCGTCCGGCACCACCCGGTGTCGCGGTGGGTCAAGCCCGAGGAGTTCGTCGGGTTCTCCGCCGAGGCCGAGCGGATCGGCTTCGCCGGCGTGCTCTCCGGCCCGCTGGTGCGCAGCTCCTACCGCGCCGGCCGGCTGTACCAGCAGGCCGCCGAGGCCCGCGGGCTGGCCGTCACCACCCGCTGA
- a CDS encoding NTP transferase domain-containing protein — protein MRTADPILTGGRDQRSQPAAAGRPSAPTPTAPQVVILAAGMGTRLGRKLPKPLTPLMDGRSIMGQQLDGVRAVFGADTPVTAVVGYRAKAVMRAQPDLLFAFNPDFATTNTSQSLLRALRSSQAGGVLWLNGDVVFDPAVLDHAAPLVAADESFVCVDTSTVADEEVKYTLDADGFIAELSKSVVGGLGEAVGINYVSGADKSALVEALSTVGMTDYFERGMELAVQRAGVRFRPLDISRFSAVEVDFDDDLQRANTWLGSRAALEPLASELD, from the coding sequence ATGCGCACTGCTGACCCGATCCTGACCGGGGGCCGCGATCAGCGGTCGCAGCCGGCAGCTGCCGGCCGTCCCTCCGCGCCCACCCCGACCGCACCCCAGGTCGTCATCCTGGCCGCGGGCATGGGCACCCGCCTGGGCCGCAAGCTCCCCAAGCCGCTGACCCCGCTGATGGACGGCCGCAGCATCATGGGCCAGCAGCTGGACGGCGTCCGCGCGGTCTTCGGCGCCGACACCCCGGTGACCGCCGTCGTCGGCTACCGCGCCAAGGCCGTCATGCGGGCGCAGCCGGACCTGCTGTTCGCCTTCAACCCCGACTTCGCCACCACCAACACCTCGCAGAGCCTGCTGCGCGCGCTGCGCTCCTCGCAGGCCGGCGGCGTGCTCTGGCTCAACGGCGACGTCGTGTTCGACCCGGCCGTGCTCGACCACGCGGCCCCGCTCGTGGCCGCCGACGAGAGCTTCGTCTGCGTCGACACCTCGACCGTGGCCGACGAGGAGGTCAAGTACACCCTCGACGCCGACGGCTTCATCGCCGAGCTGTCCAAGAGCGTGGTCGGTGGGCTCGGTGAGGCGGTGGGCATCAACTACGTGTCCGGTGCCGACAAGTCCGCCCTGGTCGAGGCCCTGTCCACGGTGGGGATGACCGACTACTTCGAGCGCGGCATGGAGCTGGCCGTCCAGCGCGCCGGCGTGCGCTTCCGCCCGCTGGACATCTCCCGGTTCTCCGCGGTCGAGGTCGACTTCGACGACGACCTGCAGCGGGCGAACACCTGGCTGGGCTCCCGCGCCGCCCTCGAGCCGCTGGCCTCCGAGCTCGACTGA
- a CDS encoding CDP-glycerol glycerophosphotransferase family protein: MNVVLNSFRGMFSDSPRALFEALVARGDDNSYTWLAAPDRLGDFPAGTTTVEFGSADAVAALEAADVVVSNDHIGFDWDKSPGTTYLQTWHGTPLKRIHNDVLWAPEGRLAYLDTEIARWDALLSPNPVSTPRFRKAFGFTGPVHETGYPRNDVLSSPERDALRAQVRAELGIAEDATAVLYTPTWRDDQVFNAADGGPQHTFPLDLDEFAAALGSDHVLLLRVHQMVSERLTLPEGSPIRDVSRHPDVRFLYLAADVLVTDYSSTMFDFAVTGKPILNFTYDLEYFSGELRGFYFDLAEAAPGELLHTSDEVLAALAELHRTPWVPTERYNRFRETFCSLEDGHATERVLELFFPAGPPGPGGAPTHDGKRR; this comes from the coding sequence GTGAACGTCGTCCTGAACAGCTTCCGCGGGATGTTCTCCGACAGCCCGCGTGCCCTCTTCGAGGCCCTGGTGGCCCGCGGCGACGACAACTCCTACACCTGGCTCGCCGCCCCCGACCGGCTCGGGGACTTCCCCGCCGGGACGACGACGGTCGAGTTCGGCAGCGCCGACGCGGTGGCCGCGCTGGAGGCTGCCGACGTGGTGGTCTCCAACGACCACATCGGCTTCGACTGGGACAAGTCTCCGGGCACCACGTACCTGCAGACCTGGCACGGCACGCCGCTCAAGCGGATCCACAACGACGTGCTGTGGGCGCCCGAGGGCCGGCTGGCCTACCTGGACACCGAGATCGCCCGCTGGGACGCGCTGCTGTCACCGAACCCGGTGAGCACCCCGCGCTTCCGCAAGGCGTTCGGGTTCACCGGCCCGGTGCACGAGACCGGCTACCCGCGCAACGACGTCCTCTCCTCCCCCGAGCGCGACGCGCTGCGGGCGCAGGTGCGGGCCGAGCTGGGCATCGCCGAGGACGCCACCGCGGTGCTCTACACCCCGACCTGGCGCGACGACCAGGTGTTCAACGCCGCCGACGGCGGTCCGCAGCACACCTTCCCGCTGGACCTGGACGAGTTCGCCGCAGCACTGGGCTCCGACCACGTGCTGCTGCTGCGGGTGCACCAGATGGTGTCCGAGCGGCTCACCCTCCCCGAGGGCTCGCCGATCCGCGACGTGTCGCGCCACCCCGACGTCCGGTTCCTGTACCTGGCCGCCGACGTCCTGGTGACCGACTACTCCTCGACGATGTTCGACTTCGCCGTGACGGGCAAGCCGATCCTCAACTTCACCTACGACCTGGAGTACTTCTCCGGCGAGCTGCGGGGCTTCTACTTCGACCTCGCCGAGGCCGCCCCGGGTGAGCTGCTGCACACCAGCGACGAGGTCCTGGCCGCCCTGGCCGAGCTCCACCGGACCCCCTGGGTGCCGACCGAGCGGTACAACCGGTTCCGGGAGACCTTCTGCTCGCTGGAGGACGGCCACGCCACCGAGCGGGTCCTCGAGCTGTTCTTCCCGGCCGGCCCTCCTGGGCCGGGCGGCGCACCCACGCACGACGGAAAGAGGAGATGA
- a CDS encoding HAD family phosphatase, which produces MTTRPTDPTEEAPTMPRLTDALIEPLEALLCDADGNLFPSEEPAFVASADVTNRFLAAHGIDRRFTAEELRLATTGKNFRTTAAELAADAGVPVTDLDRWVAEEKTAVTAHLGQVLRPDAEVTAALTALDAHLTLAAVSSSALTRLAACFTATGLDELVPPADRYSAEDSLPTPTSKPDPAVYLHACTALGIDPARGLAVEDSVPGALSAVRAGCPTVGNLRFVAPAERAEREAQLREAGVVAVVSSWAELTDLLLPVLSTRPAPVGGAA; this is translated from the coding sequence ATGACCACCCGTCCGACCGACCCCACGGAGGAGGCGCCCACCATGCCCCGGCTCACCGACGCGCTCATCGAGCCACTCGAGGCGCTGCTCTGCGACGCGGACGGGAACCTGTTCCCCTCCGAGGAGCCGGCCTTCGTCGCCTCGGCCGACGTCACCAACCGCTTCCTCGCCGCGCACGGCATCGACCGGCGGTTCACCGCCGAGGAGCTCCGCCTGGCCACCACCGGGAAGAACTTCCGGACGACGGCCGCCGAGCTCGCCGCGGACGCCGGCGTCCCGGTCACCGACCTGGACCGCTGGGTCGCCGAGGAGAAGACGGCCGTCACCGCCCACCTGGGTCAGGTGCTGCGCCCCGACGCCGAGGTCACCGCCGCCCTGACCGCACTGGACGCGCACCTCACGCTGGCCGCGGTCAGCTCCAGCGCGCTGACCCGGCTGGCCGCGTGCTTCACCGCCACCGGGCTCGACGAGCTGGTCCCCCCGGCCGACCGGTACAGCGCCGAGGACTCGCTGCCCACGCCCACCAGCAAGCCCGACCCGGCGGTCTACCTGCACGCCTGCACCGCGCTGGGCATCGACCCGGCCCGCGGCCTGGCCGTGGAGGACTCAGTCCCCGGGGCGCTGTCGGCGGTGCGGGCCGGCTGCCCGACCGTGGGCAACCTGCGCTTCGTGGCCCCGGCCGAGCGCGCCGAGCGCGAGGCGCAGCTGCGCGAGGCCGGCGTCGTCGCCGTCGTCTCCTCCTGGGCCGAGCTGACCGACCTGCTCCTGCCGGTGCTCAGCACCCGCCCGGCCCCCGTGGGCGGTGCCGCGTGA
- a CDS encoding mannitol dehydrogenase family protein, which translates to MEQLAQNGAVPTGVPTAPPAVPLSEQTLPHHAARVRVPSYDRASLTPAVVHFSVGGFHRAHQLVYLDDLAESGCTDWGVVGVGLRSPQMRDALQPQDHLYTVVERSSAGERARVVGAMVDYLFAPDSPATVLAALTDERTRLVTMTITGNAYRIDAGTGRFVPDDAVHADLAAPHAPQTLFGYIVEALDVRRRAGLPPFTVLSCDNMQSNGEAARAAVVGFARLRDPELARWIDERVAFPGSMVDRITPSTSLADRDEVTRLFGVADRWPVITEPFSQWVLEDSFCNGRPPLDRVGVQFVADVGHHELMKTRLLNGSHSAMGHLGELAGVTRVDEFLADPVLGAYVATLMAREVAPLLPAPDGIDLAAYQRSLLRRFTDPAIGDRLDRLCRRGSSKIPLYVLPSVLTARAQGRPCALLTLAVAGWCRYLQGTDLAGRPLVLADDRAEELGVLARAGGTDPRPLLAVDAVFGNLAADAGFVDGLATALRRLEELGVRGAVACALAEDDASAVPVHPPLSGDLLPA; encoded by the coding sequence ATGGAACAGCTCGCCCAGAACGGCGCCGTCCCCACCGGCGTCCCCACCGCCCCTCCGGCGGTCCCGCTGTCCGAGCAGACCCTCCCCCACCACGCGGCCCGTGTCCGCGTCCCCTCCTACGACCGGGCGTCCCTGACCCCCGCGGTCGTGCACTTCAGCGTCGGCGGGTTCCACCGCGCCCACCAGCTGGTCTACCTCGACGACCTGGCCGAGTCCGGTTGCACCGACTGGGGCGTCGTCGGCGTCGGGCTCCGCTCCCCGCAGATGCGTGACGCCCTGCAGCCACAGGACCACCTCTACACCGTGGTCGAGCGCAGCAGCGCCGGCGAGCGGGCCCGGGTGGTCGGCGCGATGGTCGACTACCTCTTCGCCCCCGACTCCCCCGCGACCGTGCTGGCCGCGCTGACCGACGAGCGCACCCGGCTGGTCACCATGACCATCACCGGCAACGCCTACCGGATCGACGCCGGCACCGGCCGGTTCGTCCCCGACGACGCGGTGCACGCCGACCTGGCCGCCCCCCACGCGCCGCAGACCCTCTTCGGCTACATCGTCGAGGCCCTCGACGTCCGCCGGCGGGCCGGTCTGCCGCCGTTCACCGTGCTGTCCTGCGACAACATGCAGTCCAACGGCGAGGCCGCCCGCGCCGCCGTGGTCGGCTTCGCCCGGCTGCGCGACCCGGAGCTGGCCCGGTGGATCGACGAGCGCGTCGCCTTCCCCGGCAGCATGGTCGACCGGATCACCCCCTCGACCAGCCTGGCCGACCGCGACGAGGTGACCCGGCTGTTCGGCGTCGCCGACCGGTGGCCGGTCATCACCGAGCCGTTCTCCCAGTGGGTCCTGGAGGACTCCTTCTGCAACGGCCGCCCGCCGCTGGACCGGGTCGGCGTGCAGTTCGTCGCCGACGTCGGCCACCACGAGCTGATGAAGACCCGGCTGCTCAACGGCAGCCACTCCGCGATGGGCCACCTCGGTGAGCTGGCCGGCGTCACGCGGGTCGACGAGTTCCTGGCCGACCCGGTGCTCGGGGCGTACGTGGCCACGCTGATGGCGCGGGAGGTCGCCCCCCTGCTGCCCGCACCCGACGGCATCGACCTGGCGGCCTACCAGCGCAGCCTGCTGCGCCGCTTCACCGACCCGGCGATCGGCGACCGGCTGGACCGGCTGTGCCGCCGCGGCTCGTCGAAGATCCCGCTGTACGTGCTGCCCTCGGTCCTCACCGCCCGGGCCCAGGGCCGGCCCTGCGCACTGCTCACCCTCGCCGTCGCCGGCTGGTGCCGGTACCTGCAGGGCACCGACCTCGCCGGCCGCCCGCTGGTGCTGGCCGACGACCGGGCCGAGGAGCTGGGCGTCCTGGCCCGCGCCGGCGGCACCGACCCGCGCCCGCTGCTGGCCGTCGACGCCGTCTTCGGCAACCTCGCCGCCGACGCGGGGTTCGTCGACGGCCTCGCCACCGCGCTGCGCCGCCTCGAGGAGCTCGGCGTCCGGGGTGCGGTGGCGTGCGCGCTCGCCGAGGACGACGCGAGCGCCGTCCCGGTCCACCCCCCGCTGTCCGGCGACCTGCTGCCGGCATGA